A stretch of Astyanax mexicanus isolate ESR-SI-001 chromosome 21, AstMex3_surface, whole genome shotgun sequence DNA encodes these proteins:
- the LOC125780401 gene encoding zinc finger protein 501-like, with protein sequence MELHTSFIAQQTSFSTSLGEVQKNPGKKRPHLCSECGKSFTQHRHLTAHQRIHTGEKPYCCSECGIRFNRQSTLQRHLRIHTGERPCYCSVCGRSFNQVCTLQQHQRIHTGEKPFHCSVCEKSFSQQSHLLTHQRIHTGERPYYCLECGESFSSQSHLQQHHRVHTGEKPYYCSDCGKSFNQQTTLHQHQRIHTGEKPYPCLECGKSFNRHSTLQEHQRIHTGEKPYHCLDCGKSFNRQGSLHQHQRIHTGEKPYHCSECGRNFRQISTFNKHKCPKVEMEIPVIEIDTEAISTHYMITCPEPADLLHLSGSEVPSTGSQTASSTESVVEPHTACLSSNSWIQRQKKQQSPD encoded by the exons ATGGAATTGCATACAAGTTTCATTGCTCAACAGACATCGTTTAGTACATCACTTGGCGAAGTGCAGAAAAATCCAGGTAAGAAGAGACCTCACctctgctcagaatgtgggaagagttttacccAACACCGTCATCTAACTGCACACCAGCGCATCCACACAGGAGAGAAGCCATActgctgctcagagtgtgggataCGTTTTAATCGGCAAAGCACTCTACAACGGCACCTACGCATCCACACCGGGGAAAGGCCGTGTTACTGCTCAGTGTGTGGAAGGAGTTTTAATCAAGTGTGtactctccaacaacaccagcgcattcacactggagagaaaccgtttcactgctcggTGTGTGAAAAGAGTTTTagtcaacagagtcatctcctgacacatcagcgcattcacaccggagagaggCCCTATTACTGCTTAGAGTGTGGCGAGAGTTTTTCTAGTCAGAGTCATCTTCAACAGCACCATCGTGTTCACACCggggagaaaccgtattactgttcggactgtgggaagagtttcaatCAGCAGACAACTCTTCATCAACACCAGCGTatccacactggagagaaaccatatccctgcttagagtgtgggaagagctttaatcgccACAGTACTCTTCAagaacatcagcgcattcacactggagagaaaccgtatcactgcttggactgtgggaagagctttaatagGCAGGGTTCTCTTCaccaacatcagcgcattcacactggagagaaaccgtatcactgctctgaATGTGGGCGGAATTTCCGGCAAATAAGCACTTTTAACAAACACAAGTGCCCGAAAGTGGAGATGGAAATTCCAGTTATTGAAAT AGACACTGAAGCCATCTCCACCCACTACATGATCACCTGCCCTGAACCTGCCGATCTGCTACACCTGAGCGGCTCAGAAGTCCCATCCACTGGCTCTCAGACTGCGAGTAGTACAGAGAGTGTGGTCGAACCTCACACTGCTTGCTTATCTTCCAACAGCTGGATTCAAAGACAGAAGAAGCAACAGTCACCAGATTGA
- the LOC103038508 gene encoding zinc finger protein 665: MFCKKIKMMKSPEIKCENLESEITPSPHSNTDSHRQTNEDTGQEKTQHCSDCGESFIDLETLKAHELIHAEERPYPCLECGKRFSVESNLKTHQRIHTGEKPYHCSECGKSFNQQTTLQRHQRVHTGEKPYQCPECGKRFSIEGNLITHQRIHTGVKPYECLDCGKRYTVKNNLKTHMLIHTGEKPYQCSECGKSFRDKGTYKTHQRIHTGEKPYRCSECGKTFSLHHYLKTHQRIHTGEKPYQCSQCGKSFTDHSYILVHQRMHTGEKPYHCSDCGKSFSDNHNLRVHQRVHTGEKPYHCSGCERSFRHINSLKIHQCTNKEMKDGTTRSSNILSSTQQTSSGVSYKQMQNISRRERTHLCSQCGKSFTQMGHLKTHQRIHTGEKPYCCPECGNRFNHQSSFQRHLRIHTGEKPYNCSECGKNFNQLITLQQHQLIHTGEKPYQCSECGKCFNQPSTLRQHQRIHTGEKPYQCLECGLSFTNQSNFHHHQRIHTGEKPYYCSDCGKNFNQQSTLQQHQRIHKGERPYLCTECGKSFTNQSHLRQHQLVHTGEKPYPCSECGRSFSRLSHVQRHQCVHREKCTETGMG; this comes from the exons atgTTCTGCAAGAAGATCAAGATGATGAAATCACCAGAAATCAAATGTGAGAATTTGGAATCTGAAATAACCCCCAGTCCTCATAGTAACACAGACTCTCACAGACAGACAAATGAAGATACAGGCCAGGAGAAAACTCAgcattgctcagactgtggggaaAGTTTTATAGACCTAGAAACTCTGAAAGCACACGAGCTCATCCACGCTGAAGAGAGACCATATCCGTGTTTAGAGTGTGGCAAAAGATTCAGCGTGGAGAgtaatctcaaaacacaccagcgcattcacactggagagaaaccgtatcactgctcagagtgtggaaagagttttaatcaacaaacaaccctccaacgacaccagcgcgttcacactggagagaaaccgtaccaaTGCCCAGAGTGCGGGAAGCGATTCAGTATTGAGGGTAATCTAataacacaccagcgcattcacactggagtgaaaCCGTACGAATGCTTGGACTGCGGGAAAAGATATACTGTTAAAAACAATCTCAAAACACAcatgctcattcacactggagagaaaccgtatcaatgctcagagtgtgggaagagctttcGAGACAAAGGTACTTACAAAACGCATCAACGCATTCACACCGGCGAAAAACCATATCGCTGCTCAGAATGCGGCAAGACTTTCAGTCTACACCATTATCTCAAAacccaccagcgcattcacactggagagaaaccgtatcagtgctcgcAGTGCGGAAAGAGCTTCACTGATCACAGTTACATCCTAGTGCACCAGCGCAtgcacactggagagaaaccgtatcactgttcagactgtgggaagagtttcagcGATAATCATAATCTCAGAGtgcaccagcgcgttcacactggagagaaaccgtatcactgctcgggCTGTGAGAGGAGTTTCAGGCatataaattctttaaaaatacaCCAGTGTACTAACAAAGAGATGAAGGATGGCACGACTAGATCAAGCAAT ATTTTATCCAGCACCCAACAAACCTCCTCTGGTGTATCTTACAAACAAATGCAGAACATTTCCAGGAGAGAAAGAACTCACCTCTGTTCACAATGTGGCAAGAGTTTTACTCAAATGGGTCATCTGAAAacacaccagcgtattcacacaggagagaagcccTACTGCTGCCCAGAGTGCGGAAACCGATTTAACCACCAGAGTTCTTTCCAGAGACACttacgcattcacactggagagaaaccgtacaactgctcagagtgcgggaaaAACTTTAATCAGCTGATtactctccaacaacaccagctcattcacactggagagaagccctACCAGTGCTCAGAGTGCGGCAAGTGTTTTAACCAACCCAGCACTCTCCgacaacatcagcgcattcacactggggagaaaccgtatcagtgtttgGAGTGTGGGTTGAGTTTTACTAATCAAAGTAACTTTCAtcaccaccagcgcattcacaccggagaaaaACCCTactactgttcagactgtggaaagaactTTAACCAACAGAGCACTCTCCAGCAACACCAGCGCATCCACAAAGGAGAGAGGCCATATCTCTGCACCGAGTGCGGAAAAAGTTTTACAAATCAGAGTCATCTCCGCCAACACCAGctcgttcacacaggagagaagccgtatccctgctcagagtgtgggagaagCTTCAGTAGATTGAGTCATGTCCAACGACACCAGTGTGTTCACAGAGAAAAGTGCACTGAGACTGGGATGGGATGA
- the LOC103039955 gene encoding zinc finger protein 501 isoform X1 — MEPERISITLQTTSGKKKVHHCSECGKSFTQKSSLHDHWRIHTGEKPHHCLECGKSFTQKSNLQNHQRIHTGEKPYPCSDCGKSFTHQSILQIHQRIHTGEKPFPCSDCGKSFTRQSNLDQHRLIHTGEKPYSCSDCGKSFTRQSNLDQHRHVHTGEKPYSCLDCGKSFTRQGNLDQHRRIHAGEKPYQCSECGKSFTQNSSLHEHQRIHTGEKPYYCLECGKSFTQNSSFHEHLRIHTGEKPYRCSDCGKSFIQIIHLQRHQRVHTGVKPYYCSECGRSFTHKGSLLKHQCIHTGEKLFHCSECEKSFRYPSSLKKHECSSGTDGM; from the coding sequence ATGGAGCCTGAACGAATCTCCATTACTCTGCAAACAACTTCTGGCAAGAAGAAAGTTCACcattgctcagagtgtggaaagagttttactcaaaagaGTTCTCTTCATGATCACTGgcgtattcacacaggagagaagccacatcactgtttagagtgtggaaagagttttactcagaAGAGTAATCTCCAAAATCACCAGAGAATTCATACAGGAGAAAAACCATATccatgttcagactgtgggaagagttttactcatcaGAGTATTCTccaaattcaccagcgcattcacactggagagaaaccatttccatgttcagactgtgggaagagttttaccaGACAGAGTAATCTCGACCAACACCGGCTcattcatacaggagagaaaccgtattcctgttcagactgtggaaagagttttaccaGACAGAGTAATCTGGATCAACACAGACATGTTCACACTGGTGAGAAACCGTATTCTTGTttggactgtggaaagagttttacaaGACAAGGTAATCTTGATCAACACCGGCGCATTCACGCTGGTGAGAAACcctatcagtgctcagagtgtggaaagagttttacacAAAATAGTTCCCTTCatgaacaccagcgcattcacactggagagaaaccgtattactgtttagAGTGTGGGAAAAGCTTCACTCAAAATAGTTCTTTTCATGAACacctgcgcattcacaccggagagaaaccgtatcgctgctcggactgtggaaagagttttattcAAATAATtcatctccaacgacaccagcgtgttcacacaggagttaaaccatattactgctcagaatgtggaagGAGTTTTACTCATAAGGGAAGTCTGCTAAAACACCAGTGCATCcatacaggagagaaactgtttCACTGCTCAGAATGTGAGAAAAGTTTCAGATACCCAAGTAGTTTGAAGAAACATGAATGTAGCAGTGGTACAGATGGCATGTGA
- the LOC125785946 gene encoding uncharacterized protein LOC125785946 gives MMEPHHSISRSESPVINDEGERPLRNPLLRHASEPVYSTLGFDFTGSCTAPQVSAGSRVIFLQPTDGIRNGAVYSRLSAPWGCVTLKTTSLQALQPTFSTGGENPEHSNSCQKNHQPPNIRTAGEHPEHSYWNESPDLQIPNFCTGEKHAELSDSDASPDFSCPNFRTGVKHAELSYEKKYTNFLHSYFCTGEKHADLSDSDTSPDFSRPNFRTGKKHAELSYQKKSRYFLHPYFRTGEKHANLSKLKTSPDFPRPNFCTRNSMILSYKLLAFSAGETTKAEKADVSNQAQKE, from the exons ATGATGGAGCCTCATCACTCCATATCTCGGAGTGAATCTCCTGTCATAAA TGATGAAGGAGAACGCCCACTACGTAACCCTCTGCTTAGACACGCATCAGAACCCGTTTACAGTACTCTAGGATTTGATTTTACTGGAAG TTGCACTGCTCCACAGGTCAGTGCTGGGAGTCGTGTTATATTCCTGCAGCCCACAGACGGCATTAGGAATGGTGCAGTATACTCACGTTTATCTGCTCCATGGGGCTG TGTGACTCTGAAGACCACATCCCTTCAAGCTCTACAGCCTACTTTTAGTACTGGAGGAGAAAATCCAGAGCACAGCAACAGCTGTCAGAAAAACCATCAACCCCCTAATATCCGTACTGCAGGAGAACATCCAGAGCACAGCTATTGGAACGAATCCCCAGACCTTCAAATCCCTAATTTCTGTACTGGAGAAAAACATGCAGAACTCAGCGATTCGGACGCATCCCCAGACTTTTCCTGCCCTAACTTCCGTACAGGAGTGAAACATGCAGAACTTAGCTATGAGAAAAAATACACAAACTTTCTACACTCTTACTTCTGTACTGGAGAAAAACATGCAGATCTCAGCGATTCGGACACATCCCCAGACTTTTCCCGTCCTAACTTCCGTACTGGAAAGAAACATGCAGAACTTAGCTATCAGAAAAAATCCAGATACTTTCTACACCCTTACTTCCGTACTGGAGAAAAACATGCAAATCTCAGCAAATTGAAAACATCCCCAGACTTTCCTCGCCCTAACTTCTGTACTAGAAATAGCATGATCTTAAGCTATAAACTCCTTGccttcagtgctggagaaacgacAAAGGCAGAAAAGGCAGATGTGAGCAATCAGGCACAGAAAGAGTAA